The genomic interval CCTCGTTACCTAACAATATGCTTCTCTTGCTCAAGATGACTCCCCCTCTTTTGGATTACGGCCTCTCTGTCGACCGTTCCTCAAGCCATCGGATAAGGGGGTGACCGCCACGGATCAATTTACCGTCCGGAGTAGCAAAGGCATGGCGGGTCTTCCCCTCTGCCAACAGCTTATCCCCTCTGTACAACCTATATTTGAACGTAACGCTATGGGGTTTTACCTGCTCCACCGAGGTATGCAAGGAAAGCTCCTCGTCGTACCTCGCCGGAGATTTATACCTGCAGGAAGCCTCGACCACCGGCAGGAAGACCCCCTCGTCCTCCCAACTTGCATAGGGCTTTCCCCATTCTCTACATAGAGAGGAACGCCCCATCTCAAACCAAGTGAGATAGTTTCCATGGTGCGCTATTCCCATCTGATCGGTCTCGGCATATCTGACGCGAAAAACAAAAACGTTCTCCCTCAAGTAAAATCCTCCCATTCGATGTACACTTTCATTATACCGTTTTA from Dethiosulfovibrio russensis carries:
- a CDS encoding acyl-CoA thioesterase, with amino-acid sequence MRENVFVFRVRYAETDQMGIAHHGNYLTWFEMGRSSLCREWGKPYASWEDEGVFLPVVEASCRYKSPARYDEELSLHTSVEQVKPHSVTFKYRLYRGDKLLAEGKTRHAFATPDGKLIRGGHPLIRWLEERSTERP